From the genome of Triticum aestivum cultivar Chinese Spring chromosome 3B, IWGSC CS RefSeq v2.1, whole genome shotgun sequence, one region includes:
- the LOC123064336 gene encoding putative E3 ubiquitin-protein ligase SINA-like 6, protein MAKKAGAERAAAAESCARKKARVESEARAAASKITVNLDHKLLECSACCSPLAPPLFQCTNGHIACSECRTNAEYSCSLCAEPANTRCDIMERVLGGMTAPCSFREFCCSATIPFTKKLTHEESCLHAPCHCPIPYCRLYANSGRSLCEHIETKHCLVPYGDATAGSLSPVTLSDNEPVRLVFLDARAMFLLVVERCVPSGRAVSVVQLVSEPVKEEEEKDFKYKIQVHTRAGVLSLPGETQSVGRQPGNG, encoded by the exons atggccaAG AAGGCTGGTGCGGAGAGGGCTGCGGCGGCGGAGAGCTGCGCCCGAAAGAAGGCTAGGGTCGAGTCCGAGGCCAGGGCTGCTGCGTCGAAGATCACCGTCAACTTAGACCACAAGTTGCTGGAGTGCTCCGCGTGCTGCAGCCCCTTGGCTCCACCCCTTTTCCAG TGCACAAATGGCCACATCGCATGCTCAGAGTGCCGCACCAATGCGGAGTACAGTTGCAGCTTGTGTGCCGAGCCGGCCAACACCCGCTGCGACATCATGGAGCGCGTACTTGGCGGCATGACAGCGCCATGCTCGTTCCGGGAGTTCTGCTGCTCCGCAACGATCCCGTTCACGAAGAAGCTGACCCATGAAGAGTCCTGCCTCCATGCCCCGTGCCACTGCCCCATCCCCTACTGCCGCCTCTATGCCAACAGTGGCCGGTCCCTGTGTGAGCACATCGAGACGAAGCACTGCTTGGTCCCTTACGGCGATGCCACAGCCGGCAGCCTTTCCCCCGTAACGCTGTCCGACAATGAGCCGGTGCGCCTGGTGTTCCTGGATGCCAGGGCGATGTTCCTGCTGGTGGTCGAGCGGTGCGTGCCGTCAGGGCGTGCCGTGTCGGTGGTCCAGCTCGTCAGCGAGCcggtcaaggaggaggaggagaaggatttCAAGTACAAGATCCAGGTGCATACGCGAGCAGGCGTCCTCTCTCTGCCCGGCGAGACGCAGAGCGTCGGGCGTCAACCTGGCAATGGTTAA